A single window of Debaryomyces hansenii CBS767 chromosome F complete sequence DNA harbors:
- a CDS encoding DEHA2F00462p (similar to uniprot|P11491 Saccharomyces cerevisiae YDR481c PHO8 alkaline phosphatase a glycoprotein localized to the vacuole), with translation MKISNFATYIATLSMFFTANAAPVEPNKKQNIILMVSDGMGVATLDLARQYNAVVNGLELPSLLNLDDYLIGSLRTRSNSSFITDSAAAGTALACGKKSYNKAIGVDPDRNPIGNVGEALKIEGYTVGIVVTTKITDATPGVFYAHSDSRSYEDLIAEQLVGEHPLGRIPDLVMGGGRTYFYPNTSEGGSRADSRNLIEEIQNNGTWSYAGNRQEFDELDGGNNVTLPLLGLFADKDIPYKIDRNESVYPSLNEQVQVALTALTEATKDSEKGFFLMIEGSRIDHAGHANDAAASVRETIEYDSAWKEVLDFADASEVETLVVSISDHETGGISLNAEKAEDYQPLINATHSGEYLSKEINNFSDIDDDALFTKFIKSEIIEKGLGIYNYTNEEIERVKNTKNNEEPEYTEVLANLTSSRAKIRFSSYEHTAVDVGVYAHSNSDRLQYKVLDRINGLAGAHENTDYPKFLQGIVGFDMDDVTELIQDIQHTLD, from the coding sequence atgaaaatttccaaCTTTGCAACCTATATTGCAACTCTATCTATGTTCTTCACTGCAAACGCTGCACCAGTTGAACCTAACAAGAAgcaaaatatcattttgaTGGTTTCAGATGGTATGGGGGTTGCTACACTTGATTTGGCAAGACAATACAATGCTGTTGTAAATGGTCTTGAATTACCGTCACTTCTTAACCTTGATGATTACTTGATTGGCAGTTTGAGAACAAgatccaattcttcttttattaCAGATTCTGCAGCTGCAGGTACTGCTTTGGCATGCGGCAAGAAATCTTATAACAAAGCCATTGGAGTTGATCCTGATAGGAACCCTATTGGAAATGTGGGTGAAGCGTTGAAAATAGAAGGATATACTGTTGGAATTGTTGTAACTACAAAAATCACCGATGCAACCCCTGGAGTATTCTATGCTCATTCAGATTCAAGGTCTTATGAAGATTTAATTGCAGAACAACTAGTTGGTGAGCATCCTTTGGGAAGAATTCCCGATTTGGTTATGGGAGGTGGAAGAACATATTTCTATCCGAATACTTCTGAAGGTGGCAGCAGAGCTGATTCGAGAAACTTGATTGAAgagattcaaaataatggaaCTTGGAGCTATGCTGGTAACAGACAAGAATTCGATGAATTAGATGGTGGAAACAACGTTACTTTGCCACTATTAGGGTTATTTGCTGACAAAGATATTCCATATAAAATCGATCGTAATGAATCAGTATACCCGTCATTAAATGAACAAGTTCAAGTTGCTTTGACTGCTTTAACTGAAGCCACTAAAGATTCTGAGAAAGGGTTTTTTCTAATGATCGAAGGTTCCAGGATCGACCATGCAGGTCATGCAAATGATGCAGCAGCCTCAGTTAGAGAAACTATTGAATACGATAGTGCCTGGAAAGAAGTTTTAGATTTTGCAGATGCTTCTGAGGTTGAAACTCTTGTTGTTTCCATTTCTGATCATGAAACTGGTGGTATATCATTGAATGCAGAAAAAGCGGAGGATTATCAACCATTGATCAATGCTACTCACTCAGGTGAATATTTAAGTAAAGAAATAAACAACTTTTCggatattgatgatgatgctTTATTTactaaatttattaaaagtgaaattattgaaaaggGCTTAGGGATTTACAATTATACAAATGAGGAAATTGAAAGGGTCAAGAACactaaaaataatgaagagcCAGAATATACTGAAGTTTTAGCAAATTTGACTTCCTCTAGAGCCAAAATTAGGTTTTCATCGTATGAACATACCGCAGTGGATGTTGGTGTTTATGCTCATTCAAATTCTGATAGACTTCAATATAAGGTTCTTGATAGAATAAATGGATTAGCTGGTGCCCATGAAAACACGGATTATCCTAAATTTCTCCAAGGTATAGTTGGTTTTGATATGGACGATGTTACAGAATTAattcaagatattcaaCATACTCTTGATTAG